ACTCCGTGCTGGAACTCGAGCGGGACCTGTTCCCCGAGGACGCCTGGTCCCGGGGCATGTTCTGGTCCGAGCTGGCCCATGCGCGGGGACCCGGGGCCAACCGGCGCTACGTGGTCGCCGAGGACGGCTCCCGGATCGTCGGCTACGCCGGTCTGGTCGCCACCGGCGAGCAGGCCGACGTCCAGACCCTCGCCGTCTCCCGCGAGCTGTGGGGCACCGGCCTCGGCGGCCGGCTGCTGGCCGAGCTGCTGCGGGCGGCCGGTGCCTTCGAGTGCGCCGAGGTGATGCTGGAGTGCCGGGTCGACAACGTCCGCGCACAGAAGCTGTACGAGCGCTTCGGCTTCGAGCCCATCGGTTTCCGGCGCGGCTACTACCAGCCCGGGAACGTGGACGCCCTGGTGATGCGCCTGACCGCCCCCGAGAACTCCGTACAAGGAACCGAGATCAATGGCTGACGAACCCCTCGTACTGGGAATCGAGACCTCCTGCGACGAGACCGGCGTCGGCATCGTGCGGGGCACCACCCTGCTGGCCGACGCCGTGGCCTCCAGCGTCGACGAGCACGCCCGCTTCGGCGGCGTCGTCCCGGAGGTCGCGAGCCGCGCCCATCTGGAGGCGATGGTCCCGACCATCGACCGGGCGCTGAAGGAGGCGGGCGTCACCGCCCGCGACCTCGACGGCGTCGCCGTCACCGCCGGACCCGGGCTCGCCGGTGCCCTGCTGGTCGGCGTCTCCGCGGCGAAGGCCTACGCCTACGCCCTCGGCAAGCCCCTCTACGGCGTCAACCACCTCGCCTCGCACATCTGCGTGGACCAGCTGGAGCACGGCGCGCTGCCCGAGCCGACCATGGCCCTGCTGGTCTCCGGCGGCCACTCCTCGCTGCTGCTGTCCTCGGACATCACCTCCGACGTCCGCCCGATGGGCGCCACCATCGACGACGCGGCCGGCGAGGCCTTCGACAAGATCGCCCGCGTGCTGAACCTGGGTTTCCCCGGCGGCCCGGTCATCGACCGGTACGCGAAGGAGGGCGACCCGAACGCGATCGCCTTCCCCCGCGGTCTGACCGGCCCGCGCGACCCGGCCTACGACTTCTCCTTCTCGGGGCTGAAGACCGCCGTGGCCCGCTGGATCGAGGCCAGGCGGGCGGCGGGAGAGGAGGTGCCGGTACGGGACGTGGCGGCGTCCTTCCAGGAGGCGGTCGTCGACGTGCTGACCCGCAAGGCCGTCCGGGCCTGCAAGGACGAGGGCGTCGACCACCTGATGATCGGCGGCGGCGTGGCCGCCAACTCGCGGCTGCGCGTCCTCGCCCAGGAGCGCTGCGAGGCCGCCGGCATCCGGTTGCGCGTGCCGCGGCCCAAGCTGTGCACGGACAACGGCGCGATGGTCGCCGCCCTCGGCGCCGAGATGGTCGCCCGCAACCGGGCGGCGTCGGCCTGGGACCTGTCGGCGGACTCGTCCCTGCCGGTCACCGAGCCGCACGTGCCCGGGCACGACCACGACCATGTGCACGAGGTCAGCAAGGAGAACCTCTACTCGTGACGGTCGCGTTGATGTGGGAGGCCCGGGCGTCCGAGGGGCGGGGTGCGGACCTGCTCGCCTGGGCCCGGGCGCAGGAGCTCGTGCGTGAGCCCCTGCGCCGGGAGTTCCTCCGGGCGCCGCAGGACCGGGTCCTCGTCATCACCTGGTGGGACGCGCCCTACGACGCCGAGCTGCCCGAACTGCCCGAGCCGGACGGGGAACTGGTCACGCGGGCGGTGCACCGGTGGCGGTTCGAGTCGGTCTCCGAAGGCTGACCGGGGCCGGCCCGGGTCTCACGCCACCTCGGTCTCGCAGCGCAGCCGCCGGTCGGGGCCGAGCACCCGGACCGGGCCCGTCAGGGTGAGGTGCGCGGTGTGCCGTACGTCCGCGCTCGACGCCGCCAGCCTCAGCTCCACGGCGCCCGGCTCGACCACCCGGCGGCCCGAGCGGTCGGTGAAGGACGACAGGTCCGCGTGGAAGCGGAAGGTCACCCGGGCCGCGTCGCCCGGGGCCGCAGTCACCCGCTGGTAGCCGATCAGCCGCATGTCGGGGCGCGTCACGGACGCCACCGGGTCGTGCAGATACAGCTGCACCACCTCCGCGGCCTCACGAGCGCCGGTGTTGCGGACGGTTACCGACACCTCGTACGAGCCGTCCGTGCCGATCTCGACCGGCCCGGTGGCGGCGGGCACCTCCCAGGCGAACGCCGCGTACGAGCGGCCGTGGCCGAAGGCGTACAGCGGGGTCGGGTCGAGGTTGCTGACCTCGCCCGCCAGGCCCAGGGGCGGCTGGAGGTAGGTCCAGGGCTGCCCGCCGGGCAGCCGCGGGACGCTGACGGGCAGGCGACCGGAGGGGTTGACCCGGCCCGACAGGACGCCCGCGACCGCCGGGCCGCCCTCCTCGCCCGGGAAGAACGCCTGGACGACCGCGCCCAGCCGGCCGTGCCAGCGGCCCAGCGCGTAGGGGCGGCCGGTCAGCAGCACCAGCACCACCGGGACGCCGGTGGCGACCAGCGCGTCCAGCAACTCGCCCTGGGCGCCCGGCAGGCCGAGGTCCGTCGCGTCGCAGCCCTCGCCCGAGGTGCCCCGGCCGAACAGGCCCGCCCGGTCGCCGAGGACCGCCACGCACACGTCCGCCTCGGCGGTGCGGGCGATCGCCTCCTCGAAGCCCCCCGTATCCGGGTCGGTCACGTCGCAGCCCTGCGCGAACGTCACCTTGGCGTCGGGGAGTTCGGAGCGCAGGGCGTCCAGGACGGTCGGGATCTCGATGCCGACCGGCACGTCGGGGTGGTGGGGCAGGACATGGGACGGGAAGGAGTAGCAGCCCAGCATGGCCAGGGAGTCGGCCGCCCGGGGGCCGACCACCGCGATACGGGTGTCGGGGGCCAGCGGGAGCAGGCCGTCGGGGTTGTCGAGCAGGACCACCGACTCCTCGGCCAGGCGGCGGGCCAGGATCCGGTTGCCCGTCGAGTCGAGATCGACCGCCGCGGCCGGCTCGGGCGCCCAGTCCTCGTCGAGCAGGCCCAGTTCGCACTTCTGGAGCAGGACGCGGCGGGCCGCACGGTCCACGAGCTCCTCGGGGACCGCACCCGAGCGGACCGCCTCCAGCAGCGGCCTGCCGTAGCACTTGACGGTGGGCAGCTCGACGTCGATGCCGGCGGTGAGGGCCGCGTGGGCCGCCGCGGCCGGGGTCGCGGCGACCCGGTGGAGGGTCTGGAGGAAGCCGACGCCGAAGTAGTCGGCGACGACCGTGCCGGTGAAGCCCCACTCCTCGCGCAGGAGACGGGTCAGCAGCCCCGGGTCCGCGGAGGCCGGCACCCCGTCCGTCTCGGTGTAGGCGGCCATCACCGAGCGGGCCCCGCCCTCGCGCAGGGCCATCTCGAAGGGCGGCAGGGTGACGTCGGCGAACTCGCGGACCCCGGCCCGCACCGGGGCGAGGTTGCGGGCGCCGGCCGAAGAGGCGTACCCGGCGAAGTGCTTGAGCGTGGCGACGACCCCGGCCGACTCCAGGCCCCGCACATAGGCCGTGCCGACCGTGGCGACCAGGTACGGGTCCTCGCCGATGGTCTCCTCCACGCGGCCCCAGCGCGGATCGCGGACGACGTCCAGCACCGGGGCGAGGCCCTGGTGCACACCGGCCGAGCGCAGGTCGTCGCCGATGCGGCGGGCCATCTCCTCGACCAGCGGCGGATCCCAGGTCGCGCCCCAGGCCAGCGGAACCGGGTAGGCCGTGGCCCGCCATGCGGTGAAGCCGGCCAGGCACTCCTCGTGCGCGATCGCCGGGATGCCGAAGCGTCCGGCCGCGGTGATACGGCGCTGGGCACGCGCCAGGGCCTGCGCGCCGACTGCCGGATCCACGGGGGCGGTGCCGAAGGAGCGCGTCAGCTGGCCGAGGCCATGGGTGATCAGCTCGTCCCAGTCGTAGTCGACGGTCATGTCGTGCTGGTGCGGAGCGACTCCGTCGCCGTCCGTCGCGGCGCCCACCCACACGCCGTACAACTGGGCGGTCTTCTCCTCCAGGGTCATCCGGGAGAGCAGGTCGTCGACGCGGGCGGCGGCGGGCAGCGCGGGGTCACGCCAGGGCGCGGTGGTCATGAAGCTCCTGTCGGGTGGACGGACGGCCCTCTCACGAACGTTCCTACTCACGAACATTCCTACGAATGTTTCGTAATGAACTTCGAATGTTCCGGGAACCTATGGCGGTGTGAGGACTTCGTCAAGGGGGCCCGCAGGGTTACGATCGCCGCCATGACATCCCCGGAGCCCGTTGAAAGCCGGACGCAGACCCGGATGCGGGGGCGCACGGCGCAGACCGCGACGCTCGCTGAGATCGCCCGAGAGGCGGGCGTCTCGGCGCCGACTGTTTCGAAGGTCCTCAACGGCCGGGCCGACGTCGCCCCGGCCACCCGGTCCCGCGTCGAGGACCTGCTGCGCGCCCACGGCTACCGGCGTCGCCGTGCCGAGGCGACCCGCTCACCCCTGATCGACCTGGTCTTCCACGAGCTGGAGAGCGCCTGGGCGATGGAGGTCATCCGGGGCGTGGAGAACGTGGCCCGGGACGCCGGGCTCAGTGTCGTGCTGTCCGAGAGCGCGGGGCGGCTCACGCCGGGGCGGACCTGGGCCGACCAGGTCGCCGCGCGCCGGCCGCACGGCGTGATCCTGGTCCTGTCCGGGCTCGACGAGTCGCAGCGCGCGCTGCTGACCAGCCGTTCCATCCCGTTCGTGGTGATGGACCCGGCCGGCGACCCCGGCGCCGACGTGCCGTCGATCGGCGCGACCAACTGGCAGGGCGGCCTCGCCGCCACCCGGCATCTGGTCGAGCTGGGACACCGCAGGATCGGCGCGATCAGCGGGCCCTCGCAGATGATGTGCAGCCGGGCCCGGATCGACGGCTACCGGGCCGCGCTGGAGACGGCAGGGCTCCCGGTGGATCCCGCCCTGATCGCCACCGGCGACTTCCACCACGAGGCCGGCTACCGGCGGGGCCTGGAACTGCTGCGCCGCCCGGACCGGCCGACCGCCGTCTTCGCCGGGAACGACCTCCAGGCGCTCGGGCTGTACGAGGCCGCGCGCGAACTGGGGTTGCGCATTCCGGAGGACCTGAGCGTGGTCGGCTTCGACGATCTGCCGGTGGCGCCCTGGGTCGGGCCGCCGCTGACGACCGTACGGCAGCCGCTGACGGAGATGGCCGAGGCCGCGGCCAAGCTGGTCCTCGACCTCGGGCGGGACGAGGGGA
The Streptomyces tuirus genome window above contains:
- the rimI gene encoding ribosomal protein S18-alanine N-acetyltransferase; the encoded protein is MTEPVTCALREMRWWDIDSVLELERDLFPEDAWSRGMFWSELAHARGPGANRRYVVAEDGSRIVGYAGLVATGEQADVQTLAVSRELWGTGLGGRLLAELLRAAGAFECAEVMLECRVDNVRAQKLYERFGFEPIGFRRGYYQPGNVDALVMRLTAPENSVQGTEING
- the tsaD gene encoding tRNA (adenosine(37)-N6)-threonylcarbamoyltransferase complex transferase subunit TsaD, which codes for MADEPLVLGIETSCDETGVGIVRGTTLLADAVASSVDEHARFGGVVPEVASRAHLEAMVPTIDRALKEAGVTARDLDGVAVTAGPGLAGALLVGVSAAKAYAYALGKPLYGVNHLASHICVDQLEHGALPEPTMALLVSGGHSSLLLSSDITSDVRPMGATIDDAAGEAFDKIARVLNLGFPGGPVIDRYAKEGDPNAIAFPRGLTGPRDPAYDFSFSGLKTAVARWIEARRAAGEEVPVRDVAASFQEAVVDVLTRKAVRACKDEGVDHLMIGGGVAANSRLRVLAQERCEAAGIRLRVPRPKLCTDNGAMVAALGAEMVARNRAASAWDLSADSSLPVTEPHVPGHDHDHVHEVSKENLYS
- a CDS encoding beta-xylosidase/alpha-l-arabinosidase; translated protein: MTTAPWRDPALPAAARVDDLLSRMTLEEKTAQLYGVWVGAATDGDGVAPHQHDMTVDYDWDELITHGLGQLTRSFGTAPVDPAVGAQALARAQRRITAAGRFGIPAIAHEECLAGFTAWRATAYPVPLAWGATWDPPLVEEMARRIGDDLRSAGVHQGLAPVLDVVRDPRWGRVEETIGEDPYLVATVGTAYVRGLESAGVVATLKHFAGYASSAGARNLAPVRAGVREFADVTLPPFEMALREGGARSVMAAYTETDGVPASADPGLLTRLLREEWGFTGTVVADYFGVGFLQTLHRVAATPAAAAHAALTAGIDVELPTVKCYGRPLLEAVRSGAVPEELVDRAARRVLLQKCELGLLDEDWAPEPAAAVDLDSTGNRILARRLAEESVVLLDNPDGLLPLAPDTRIAVVGPRAADSLAMLGCYSFPSHVLPHHPDVPVGIEIPTVLDALRSELPDAKVTFAQGCDVTDPDTGGFEEAIARTAEADVCVAVLGDRAGLFGRGTSGEGCDATDLGLPGAQGELLDALVATGVPVVLVLLTGRPYALGRWHGRLGAVVQAFFPGEEGGPAVAGVLSGRVNPSGRLPVSVPRLPGGQPWTYLQPPLGLAGEVSNLDPTPLYAFGHGRSYAAFAWEVPAATGPVEIGTDGSYEVSVTVRNTGAREAAEVVQLYLHDPVASVTRPDMRLIGYQRVTAAPGDAARVTFRFHADLSSFTDRSGRRVVEPGAVELRLAASSADVRHTAHLTLTGPVRVLGPDRRLRCETEVA
- a CDS encoding LacI family DNA-binding transcriptional regulator encodes the protein MTSPEPVESRTQTRMRGRTAQTATLAEIAREAGVSAPTVSKVLNGRADVAPATRSRVEDLLRAHGYRRRRAEATRSPLIDLVFHELESAWAMEVIRGVENVARDAGLSVVLSESAGRLTPGRTWADQVAARRPHGVILVLSGLDESQRALLTSRSIPFVVMDPAGDPGADVPSIGATNWQGGLAATRHLVELGHRRIGAISGPSQMMCSRARIDGYRAALETAGLPVDPALIATGDFHHEAGYRRGLELLRRPDRPTAVFAGNDLQALGLYEAARELGLRIPEDLSVVGFDDLPVAPWVGPPLTTVRQPLTEMAEAAAKLVLDLGRDEGTEAATRVELATTLVVRSSTAGPPEE